From a single Cotesia glomerata isolate CgM1 linkage group LG6, MPM_Cglom_v2.3, whole genome shotgun sequence genomic region:
- the LOC123267212 gene encoding PHD finger protein rhinoceros isoform X1, producing the protein MAQRGKRINKNDNDLASCPAAVKRRKCKLGPTAAGTSSVVSTIGPSEEEETMAIVPSNVGASATGTGTTGAGSFGASASAGSSAAGSSGAGAGSSGASWTSRPLADIKSIYNRATNEIPAELFRKDLISAMKLPDSEPLSLNEYWVITDQWKQEWERGVQVPVNPDSLPEPTVTVTQQSSSNKPHGEFKLPKKFIRISRDDSFNPDEHHLSTTPAKAEKACAYDLDDTDIAWLEVLNGERAQAGQPAITEPQLERVIEELEVRCWERIQTIVKNEEGLGIEFDENVICDVCRSPDSEENNEMVFCDFCNICVHQACYGITSIPDGSWLCRTCSLSQRPDCVLCPNKGGAMKSTRSGQKWAHVSCALWIPEVSIGCVERMEPITKISSIPQSRWALICVLCRERVGACIQCSIKTCKTAYHVTCAFKSGLEMKAIIEDEQADDGVKLRSYCLKHGRINNKDKVGVGGSSTGDKAGSDSDEPGDTRNKRKRKDMTSEEKNQARAAKLQEIEAEFDKHVVLKDITCQQLDVDTDAITYIYNYWKLKRRAGHNKPLLAPRCGELSSAGARAQGQAADLEKMRTFVQLRQDLERVRNLCYMVNRREKLCRSFLKLREQTFHKQAAVLSNNPSLPPAAVAAVIEANHGPSIYDRLYSHSDVEDHTRDFDTIVARIRGIKSPTPVSSDEKKPMTDFNGASNKKFYFNGNVRRKDICNSELSSMSGSELDTAKPTVKSLTSTTSKNSSSSNKNSARNKIETESSSEDEPVNSNNKKSVKVTRRRTKKTTSIASRPRPAAPNSSESDNKQGNNSNARSRTLEHMEKELTGSGSDSDELYSLNKNTSGPSVAANIYSDTDSDSQDRSRSVTAPFISKAAVKQFSAADISKNTTSKGFNKDSKDESAETSNKENVKGKKKEKEYIPSALIVPQRQAAKKASEIMQRSQNKKETPAEPLESQIKSPVEEKNLKVKEKSVVKKPRDGKLHHKDSKNNDIYDFDKEKEFGDPSEILAYVPQRQAAKKAAEHIKSGLGTKPAPPVDNSDVSEAKNKIKESPEGKLKKEIVKKEEPKKSQPESKTSSSTNSDSSSSNSCSSSSDSSSDSDDQEVVKSSVRSPKKKEQSSSSTSSESDISNRSSKVLSSSKRQSGNNNSSGSSGSSRTTTTTTTTTSDDAAESQDKKTTAGRKLKKLPDKKLKTSDGRHGSEFPPPPAERKESSIRTTSVSKDPNQSRQSFTKHKKPDQRVSAGTVSGKKLSQQQQQQQQQQQQQQQQQQHRVHQQATSVAVSSGNTQDLLSGSRDNDGPRGPARAKGKKTTSSQPSGKSQTQNQSQQRESHSQQQQQQQQQQQQASGKCNKKEEEITTPTKVKPEARKRKSSEATKEDKVSKNAASLRKNDKRLSNDKLSKSKDESGNIDDTRDSSEDLAKIEGKNISTSAVSGKISETKLLEAPKEEQKIKKGNKSPVHLLLLEEEMKQRRAERDSPKKSSKNLDKFLEKREHLDKLFKAKSEKKVPEVQDKEIDKVTIDREDRVMSQERERDKGRKNHASEEIIEVIPSEKIVDPPRIDGDIELDVTEVCRVGKKNENPNERLEPCNLGDKPSVVVEEVFQKSHSDKPSEDKDPAIPKRKKSINRSIFSPPHGQSKDQSDSDFFEFGQALLNEKINDDDGFTIPTDPEERQQHVAFSFTNTDVCNMWLKEEKEDSAREETLDLVRSLRMNMCNKSNSSQQDAENDSNNDNNKKEVDQKKPEIIEVNSQPVVPTIELNLKDQEQALEPTEVCKNDDKRKQSYTSNNDTFGPAYGDENLGSKVSIDDCSKLNRAESDGRCVPPSNLDSFDLNEVPHLNHLIASQNHRFASHPFTNVNDIGSVMHDTSELVHSQINTIDQYPQILQQQQQQQQQQQQQHQQQHQHQHPFSRSHLEQIDSRLQSQLQVPMMNQGFLPGPIGENIPMEMVSRHLMPGIEEDPQNNDIDRGLEKDDGSSDMRQDYTQCSSPYNDLPSVRPDTRWEESQVLPSRRSTSSSITSASSTEEHVAMPPYKNMPSMPFPPGSLESGPYHLYPDGNTYAPPVSLFPPQNCPTSLSYPATGTAMFATAFGAAFPSGQNILPHVPKPLEDSLNIQASPCTAAFTSSSHNMALTAAMVSPTKIPTPPPPPPPPSVQNLLPPVEQQQQQQQQQQQQQQEQQQEQEQEQEQEQNEHQQEPTQTQVESPAVCTPMIFMDNRSVPEAQPVVSETAETVPEDVQHSGATPGQKTPSHGKKSPSKPTRTSARVTSLQGKSPGKSPRQEAKVTGTSRSRGRGGKGTQQNNRGRGRGRGRGRGKNNQNVCLTPLVNLSSSFISDDSIQNKLLGTVYDFDSDEDSTNETNIADLKTMRERKKSTDVTEKRESSLALAKDNALQSLSSPTVHKTKRVTASPSPPQTPPVFSKESEEIYNNDAVFPVIPGPVDMRTYNSTVEGQASFLHGQSYANHLICSFSGAAADNTLPDIEEELSALHSDLASKSVFNSNTVDPNDPNADLSSGVSDITKMSLSDSRNQLKVKIKGPFANYVASTSVNQLVPQAPTIPPVSVSMTSGTSNLRRMRKKELLRQYVSQDMNMEDPTEKITSVPIIQPINRTVITIPKAVASMTSIPTREDYKAVVDMVNMEKKRRKERSGGINEIDEDNTDRRRLAGTSADRRRGRQPKPPAAAPNSGPPKLKIKISTGVVAQDVGGSEARIRPPKKRLSNMQNKPSIEELKRESMKFRKMIMADFADDDAPQEKSKKDKNGKKRKKQRGKESRVQILDEGNSSTTPKLIIKLKKTPNEASEACGSNNERVTQSEDNLDKSGKAKDDSGYQDNNSSAEKASGDPAAATNSLDNVKSVKVTPIRLKLTRCHEGYELKAPAGSVDNKARKENSVDKLSGEGDIEGRDNERVGNQQQDKEDDKPSKSEDLNILSTANAASHSPGCPPAPLPQGCQVR; encoded by the exons ATGGCACAACGAGGCAAGCGAATAAACAAAAACGATAATGACTTGGCTTCCTGCCCGGCCGCGGTTAAAAGACGCAAATGCAAATTGGGCCCAACAGCCGCGGGTACATCGTCTGTGGTATCAACTATTGGGCCCTCCGAAGAGGAAGAAACGATGGCGATTGTACCGTCAAATGTTGGAGCCAGTGCTACTGGTACTGGTACAACTGGGGCTGGAAGTTTCGGTGCAAGTGCAAGTGCCGGTAGTAGTGCCGCTGGGAGCAGTGGTGCAGGTGCCGGGTCTTCTGGAGCCTCTTGGACTTCTCGGCCGCTTGCTGATATCAAAAGTATATACAATCGTGCAACTAACGAAATTCCCGCTGAATTATTTCGTAAAGACTTGATAAGTGCGATGAAATTACCTGACAGTGAACCTCTTAGTCTTAATGAGTATTGGGTTATTACTGATCAGTGGAAACAGGAGTGGGAACGTGGTGTTCAGGTCCCTGTTAATCCCGATTCACTTCCAGAGCCTACCGTTACTGTCACCCAGCAATCGAGTAGTAATAAACCTCATGGGGAATTTAAATT acctaaaaaatttatcagaatATCCCGTGATGATTCTTTCAATCCCGACGAACATCACTTGAGCACAACTCCAGCGAAGGCTGAAAAGGCTTGTGCTTACGATCTCGACGACACTGATATCGCTTGGCTGGAGGTATTAAACGGAGAACGAGCTCAG GCGGGCCAACCAGCGATAACAGAGCCGCAACTCGAGCGAGTGATCGAAGAGCTGGAGGTGCGCTGTTGGGAACGAATCCAGACAATAGTAAAAAACGAGGAGGGTCTGGGAATAGAGTTTGACGAGAACGTAATATGTGATGTGTGCAGATCCCCGGACTCTGAAGAGAATAACGAGATGGTATTCTGTGACTTTTGTAATATATGCGTTCACCAAGCATGCTACGGTATCACCTCGATACCGGACGGCTCTTGGCTGTGTCGAACTTGCTCTCTAAGTCAGCGGCCAGACTGCGTGTTATGTCCGAACAAAGGTGGTGCAATGAAAAGTACACGTAGCGGTCAAAAATGGGCGCACGTATCATGTGCGCTGTGGATCCCCGAGGTAAGCATCGGTTGTGTCGAGCGTATGGAGCCGATCACTAAAATATCCAGTATTCCACAAAGCAGATGGGCACTTATTTGCGTGCTGTGTCGTGAGCGCGTAGGTGCTTGTATTCAATGCAGTATAAAGACCTGCAAAACAGCGTACCACGTGACGTGTGCGTTTAAATCCGGGCTCGAGATGAAGGCAATTATCGAGGACGAGCAGGCAGACGACGGGGTTAAATTAAGGTCTTACTGTCTCAAGCACGGGaggataaataataaagacaaAGTTGGTGTTGGCGGCAGTAGTACTGGTGATAAAGCTGGCTCAGATTCTGACGAGCCCGGGGATACCCGGAACAAGCGTAAGCGTAAAGACATGACATCTGAGGAAAAAAATCAGGCACGTGCTGCTAAATTGCAGGAAATAGAGGCTGAATTTGATAAACACGTTGTATTAAAAGACATTACTTGCCAGCAATTAGACGTTGATACCGATGCAAtaacttatatttataattattggaaattaaaaagacGTGCTGGTCATAATAAACCATTATTAGCCCCGCGTTGTGGTGAGCTATCGAGTGCCGGTGCTCGGGCTCAAGGTCAGGCTGCTGATCTTGAAAAAATGCGGACGTTTGTACAATTAAGGCAAGATTTAGAGCGTGTGCGTAATCTCTGTTATATGGTTAATAGACGTGAAAAATTGTGTAGGTCATTTTTAAAGCTACGCGAACAAACATTTCATAAGCAAGCCGCTGTTTTGTCTAATAATCCATCATTACCACCCGCTGCTGTAGCTGCTGTTATTGAAGCTAATCACGGTCCGTCTATTTACGATCGTCTTTATTCTCACTCGGACGTTGAAGATCATACACGTGACTTTGATACGATAGTTGCACGTATTAGGGGTATTAAATCACCAACACCGGTGTCAAGTGACGAGAAAAAACCTATGACTGATTTTAATGGTGCGTctaataagaaattttactttaatggTAATGTAAGACGAAAAGATATTTGCAATAGTGAATTATCCTCTATGAGTGGTAGTGAGCTTGATACTGCTAAACCTACTGTTAAATCATTAACGTCCACTACAAGTAAAAATTCTTCCTcttctaataaaaattccgcgagaaataaaatagaaacgGAGTCGAGTTCGGAGGATGAGCCTGTtaattctaataataaaaaatcggTTAAAGTAACAAGACGTAGAACGAAAAAGACAACAAGTATTGCTAGTCGGCCCAGGCCAGCAGCACCCAATAGCAGTGAAAGTGATAATAAACAGGGTAATAATTCTAATGCAAGATCTCGAACGTTAGAGCATATGGAAAAAGAACTTACTGGAAGTGGTAGTGATAGCGATGAATTATAttcattgaataaaaatactagTGGACCTTCTGTTGCTGCTAATATTTATTCTGACACTGATTCTGATTCTCAGGATCGCAGTAGATCTGTCACTGCGCCTTTTATCAGTAAAGCTGCTGTTAAACAATTTTCAGCTGCggatatttctaaaaatactaCATCTAAAGGTTTTAATAAAGATTCTAAGGATGAATCCGCAGAAACTAGCAATAAAGAGAATGTTAAAGGTAAGAAAAAGGAAAAAGAGTATATTCCTTCTGCGTTAATTGTTCCTCAACGACAGGCAGCTAAAAAAGCTTCTGAAATAATGCAGCGCTCGCAGAATAAAAAGGAAACTCCTGCTGAGCCACTGGAATCGCAGATTAAATCTCCAGTTGAGGAGAAAAATTTGAAGGTTAAAGAAAAAAGTGTTGTTAAGAAACCCAGGGATGGTAAATTACATCATAAAGATTCTAAGAACAatgatatttatgattttgatAAAGAGAAAGAGTTTGGAGATCCCAGTGAGATTTTGGCGTATGTTCCTCAAAGACAAGCGGCTAAAAAAGCCGCTGAGCATATTAAAAGCGGCTTGGGAACCAAACCTGCTCCTCCAGTGGACAATTCTGATGTCTCAGAAgctaagaataaaattaaggaGTCTCCAGAGGGGAAATTAAAGAAGGAAATTGTTAAGAAAGAGGAACCGAAGAAATCTCAGCCGGAGAGTAAAACTTCTTCGAGTACTAACAGTGACTCGAGTAGCAGCAATAGTTGCAGCAGTTCTTCAGACTCTAGCAGCGACTCGGATGACCAAGAGGTGGTCAAGAGCTCCGTGAGATCGCCGAAGAAGAAAGAACAGTCTTCGTCGTCAACTTCCTCCGAGAGCGATATTAGTAATCGTTCTTCTAAAGTATTATCGAGTAGTAAAAGGCAAagtggtaataataatagtagtgGTAGTAGTGGTAGCAGTAGAACTACGACTACTACGACGACTACGACCAGTGATGACGCCGCTGAAAGTCAGGATAAAAAGACAACGGCTGGGCGGAAACTCAAGAAGCTGCCTGATAAGAAGCTTAAAACTTCCGACGGGCGGCATGGATCCGAGTTTCCACCGCCGCCTGCTGAGAGAAAAGAATCATCAATTAGAACAACCTCAGTGTCTAAAGATCCAAACCAATCAAGGCAGTCATTTACCAAACATAAAAAACCAGATCAAAGAGTGTCGGCTGGTACTGTCTCAGGTAAAAAGTTATCtcagcaacagcagcagcaacagcaacagcaacagcaacagcaacagcaacagcaacacaGGGTCCACCAGCAAGCAACCTCAGTTGCAGTCTCTTCAGGAAATACCCAAGATTTGCTCAGTGGGTCCAGAGATAATGATGGGCCGCGAGGTCCTGCTCGGGCCAAGGGTAAAAAGACCACAAGCAGTCAGCCCTCTGGTAAATCTCAAACGCAAAATCAGTCTCAGCAACGAGAATCACACTCGcagcaacaacagcaacagcagcagcagcagcagcaagcCAGTGGCAAGTGTAATAAAAAGGAGGAAGAAATTACGACCCCCACGAAGGTTAAGCCTGAAGCACGCAAACGAAAATCTAGCGAAGCTACTAAAGAAGACAAAGTTAGTAAAAATGCGGCTTCGCTCAGGAAGAATGATAAGAGGCTGAGTAATGATAAATTGAGTAAAAGTAAAGATGAGTCGGGTAATATTGATGATACTCGGGATTCTTCGGAAGATTTAGCTAAAATTGAGGGGAAAAATATTAGTACGTCTGCTGTTTCAGGGAAAATAAGTGAGACTAAGTTGCTGGAGGCGCCTAAAGAGGagcagaaaattaaaaagggTAATAAGAGTCCGGTTCATTTGTTGCTTTTGGAAGAAGAAATGAAACAGCGAAGAGCCGAAAGGGATAGTCCGAAAAAGTCTTCGAAgaatttggataaatttttggaaaagcGAGAGCATCTTGATAAACTTTTCAAAGCTAAATCTGAAAAGAAGGTTCCTGAGGTGCAGGATAAAGAAATTGATAAGGTAACTATCGATAGGGAGGATAGGGTAATGAGTCAGGAGAGAGAAAGGGATAAGGGGCGGAAGAATCATGCTAGTGAAGAGATTATTGAAGTAATACCTAGTGAAAAAATAGTAGATCCGCCGAGAATTGATGGTGATATTGAGTTGGATGTTACTGAGGTTTGTAGGGTTGGTAAGAAGAACGAAAATCCTAATGAGCGACTGGAGCCTTGTAATTTAGGAGACAAGCCATCAGTAGTAGTTGAAGAAGTCTTTCAAAAATCTCACTCTGACAAGCCTAGTGAAGATAAAGACCCTGCGATTCCCAAAAGGAAAAAGTCTATCAACAGGTCGATATTTTCTCCTCCTCACGGTCAGTCTAAGGACCAGAGCGACTCGGACTTTTTTGAGTTCGGGCAAGCTCTTTTGAACGAGAAGATAAACGACGATGACGGGTTTACAATTCCTACGGATCCTGAAGAGCGTCAGCAACACGTGGCCTTTTCATTTACCAACACTGATGTTTGTAATATGTGGCTGAAGGAGGAGAAGGAGGACAGCGCTAGGGAAGAAACTCTTGATCTTGTAAGGTCGCTCAGGATGAACATGTGTAACAAATCAAACTCCAGCCAACAAGACGCCGAGAATGACtctaataatgataataataaaaaagaggTAGATCAAAAGAAGCCGGAAATTATTGAGGTAAATTCTCAGCCAGTTGTTCCAACAATTGAGTTGAATTTAAAGGACCAAGAGCAAGCTCTAGAGCCAACCGAGGTGTGCAAAAATGACGATAAAAGAAAGCAGAGTTACACTAGCAATAATGACACCTTTGGCCCAGCTTATGGCGATGAAAATTTAGGCTCTAAAGTTAGCATTGACGACTGTTCAAAATTAAACCGCGCTGAATCTGATGGACGTTGCGTTCCACCAAGTAATTTGGATAGTTTTGATTTGAATGAAGTCCCGCATTTGAACCACTTGATAGCGAGTCAGAATCATAGATTTGCAAGCCATCCTTTCACGAATGTGAATGACATTGGCTCGGTGATGCATGACACTTCTGAGCTAGTTCACTCTCAAATTAACACTATAGACCAATATCCACAGATTCTCcagcaacaacagcaacaacagcaacaacagcaacaacagcaTCAGCAGCAACACCAGCATCAACATCCGTTCTCCCGGAGCCACTTGGAGCAAATTGACTCCAGGTTGCAATCGCAACTCCAGGTCCCGATGATGAACCAGGGATTCTTACCAGGACCTATTGGTGAGAACATACCAATGGAGATGGTCAGCAGGCATTTAATGCCTGGTATAGAAGAAGATCCCCAGAACAACGACATAGACAGGGGATTAGAGAAGGACGACGGATCCTCTGATATGAGACAAGATTACACCCAGTGCAGCTCGCCGTACAACGACCTTCCTAGTGTGAGACCTGACACCAGGTGGGAAGAGAGCCAGGTTCTTCCTTCCAGAAGGTCAACCTCCTCCTCGATAACCTCCGCGTCTTCTACGGAAGAGCACGTGGCCATGCCGCCGTACAAGAACATGCCCTCGATGCCGTTCCCTCCTGGAAGCCTGGAGAGTGGTCCTTACCATCTGTACCCCGATGGAAACACCTACGCGCCACCTGTGTCGCTGTTTCCACCCCAGAATTGTCCCACGTCGTTGTCTTACCCCGCAACAGGCACCGCGATGTTTGCGACAGCCTTTGGAGCTGCTTTTCCAAGTGGGCAAAATATTCTGCCACATGTTCCAAAGCCTCTGGAAGACTCTCTTAATATTCAAGCCTCGCCTTGTACTGCTGCGTTTACTTCCTCGTCTCACAACATGGCGCTCACTGCTGCTATGGTGTCTCCCACGAAAATACCTAcacctcctcctcctcctcctcctccttcTGTCCAGAATTTATTGCCTCCAGTTgaacagcagcagcagcagcaacagcagcagcagcagcagcagcaagaGCAGCAGCAAGAGCAGGAGCAGGAGCAGGAGCAGGAGCAGAATGAACATCAACAAGAACCAACCCAAACTCAGGTAGAATCTCCAGCAGTTTGCACCCCGATGATCTTCATGGACAACAGAAGTGTCCCTGAAGCTCAACCAGTTGTCTCTGAAACTGCGGAGACTGTTCCTGAAGACGTCCAGCACTCTGGAGCTACTCCAGGTCAGAAAACCCCGTCTCACGGAAAGAAGAGTCCTTCCAAACCAACGAGAACTTCAGCAAGAGTTACTTCTCTTCAAGGAAAATCACCCGGAAAATCTCCCAGGCAAGAAGCTAAAGTTACTGGAACCTCCAGGTCCAGAGGAAGAGGCGGGAAAGGAACTCAACAAAATAATCGTGGAAGAGGAAGAGGAAGAGGCAGAGGCAGAGGGAAGAATAATCAAAATGTCTGCTTAACTCCGCTGGTTAATTTAAGCAGCTCTTTTATCAGCGACGACTCGATACAAAATAAACTCCTGGGGACTGTTTATGACTTTGACTCTGATGAAGATTCCACTAATGAGACTAACATCGCGGATCTTAAGACCATGCGGGAGAGAAAGAAGTCTACTGATGTTACTGAGAAACGGGAGAGCTCTTTAGCTCTAGCTAAAGACAACGCGTTGCAGAGTTTGTCTAGTCCAACTGTGCATAAAACAAAGCGAGTTACTGCTTCTCCATCACCACCTCAGACTCCTCCAGTGTTCTCCAAAGAATCTGAAGAAATTTACAACAACGACGCTGTCTTTCCGGTTATTCCAGGCCCGGTGGATATGAGGACCTACAATTCTACCGTAGAAGGCCAAGCTTCTTTTTTACATGGTCAGTCTTATGCTAATCATCTGATTTGTTCCTTCAGCGGCGCTGCGGCAGATAATACTTTGCCGGATATTGAGGAAGAATTGAGTGCTTTGCACTCTGACCTTGCCTCCAAGTCAGTTTTCAATTCTAATACCGTAGATCCTAATGATCCTAACGCTGATTTGTCATCAGGAGTCAGTGATATCACCAAGATGTCATTGAGTGATTCTAGGAACCAATTGAAGGTTAAGATCAAGGGACCATTTGCTAATTACGTAGCTTCGACTTCTGTTAATCAATTGGTGCCTCAAGCGCCGACTATTCCTCCAGTTAGTGTCTCAATGACTTCTGGGACGTCTAATTTAAGGAGAATGAGAAAGAAGGAGCTCCTGAGGCAGTATGTCTCGCAAGATATGAATATGGAGGATCCTACGGAAAAGATTACTTCTGTACCGATTATACAGCCGATAAATAGGACTGTTATTACTATTCCCAAGGCTGTGGCTTCTATGACCAGCATTCCTACTAGAGAAGACTATAAGGCTGTTGTTGATATGGTTAATATGGAGAAGAAGAGAAGGAAGGAAAGAAGTGGAGGGATTAATGAGATTGATGAAGATAATACGGATAGAAGAAGGCTTGCGGGGACTAGTGCTGATAGGAGACGTGGTCGTCAACCCAAACCTCCTGCTGCGGCTCCTAATAGTGGGCCTCCTAAGTTGAAGATTAAAATCAGTACTGGTGTCGTTGCTCAGGATGTTGGTGGTTCTGAAGCTAGGATTAGACCTCCGAAGAAAAGGCTGAGTAATATGCAGAATAAACCTAGTATTGAGGAGCTTAAAAGAGAGAGCATGAAGTTCAGGAAGATGATCATGGCTGACTTTGCGGATGATGATGCGCCTCAGGAGAAGAGTAAGAAGGATAAGAATGGGAAGAAAAGGAAGAAACAGCGGGGAAAGGAGAGCAGGGTTCAGATTCTTGATGAGGGAAATTCTTCTACTACTCCTAAGCTTATTATCAAGCTTAAAAAGACTCCTAATGAGGCTTCTGAAGCTTGTGGCAGTAATAATGAACGCGTTACTCAGTCAGAGGATAATTTGGATAAAAGTGGGAAGGCTAAAGATGATTCGGGGTATCAGGATAATAATTCGAGCGCTGAAAAAGCCTCCGGTGATCCCGCAGCTGCTACTAATTCTCTTGATAATGTTAAATCTGTTAAAGTTACACCGATTAGGTTAAAACTTACGCGTTGTCATGAAGGTTATGAGCTAAAAGCACCCGCTGGGAGTGTTGATAATAAGGCTAGAAAGGAAAATTCTGTTGATAAGTTGAGTGGAGAAGGAGATATTGAGGGGAGAGACAATGAAAGAGTTGGAAATCAACAGCAGGATAAAGAAGATGATAAGCCTTCCAAATCAGAGGATCTTAATATTCTCAGTACGGCCAACGCGGCCAGTCATTCACCCGGTTGTCCGCCTGCACCTCTACCCCAAGGATGCCAAGTTAggtga